From Mytilus edulis chromosome 9, xbMytEdul2.2, whole genome shotgun sequence, the proteins below share one genomic window:
- the LOC139487526 gene encoding uncharacterized protein isoform X2: MDTSLFLLTTLFFIEIIAILPATSDDCYYRIDGKAFYNGTRSITASGITCQRWDSNSPHIPKQWPFGRGNKNYCRNPDEDDRPWCYTSDPETRWEYCGIDLCELTTIRTSTPKSVTTEDDEDDDTPVAVILGVLFGVLVTSIVLVAVILILKRRGVFNAEPSSADQRISYIYSAPEQNNTLLARVRKIIRWNRKNDGETNIIATNPGYSAMDGERIEPIDYANMPMVKPRVYEMPSASESRDHQKQLYTSLYDTPNGGNKNQESASNELYENEYEIAERCVQPPKPKAAIKSILKGPKPSPKPSPKIIKSENVAIDNKPVRKPLPKPIKKDTEPTNIMQSHNPVQMTDSQDKSGHIEVLNKPVSTQDGCDYEAIGLDTQENPLYATQIGSAQINEGPSDDNKNISQENDKGQSSVTCNQSSSSDSQSPETIKQSNSVLSLVQKFNKT, encoded by the exons ATGGACACTAGTTTATTTTTGTTGACAACGCTTTTTTTTATAGAGATTATAGCAATTTTACCTGCTACTTCAG atgATTGTTATTACCGGATCGATGGTAAAGCGTTTTACAATGGAACTAGAAGTATAACAGCAAGTGGTATAACCTGCCAGAGGTGGGACAGTAACTCTCCACACATCCCAAAACAATGGCCGTTTGGAAGAGGGAATAAAAATTACTGTAGAAACCCGGATGAAGACGACAGACCTTGGTGTTACACATCTGACCCCGAAACTAGATGGGAGTATTGTGGTATTGACTTATGTG AACTAACAACGATTCGGACTTCAACGCCCAAGTCTGTGACGACAGAAGATGACGAGGATGACGACACACCag TTGCTGTCATCCTGGGAGTATTATTTGGCGTGTTAGTGACTTCCATTGTACTAGTGGCTGTTATTTTGATACTCAAAAG acgTGGTGTATTCAATGCAGAACCAAGTTCAGCAGACCAAAGAATATCTTACATATATTCAGCGCCGGAGCAAAACAACACGTTACTTGCACGTGTCAGAAAAATCATCAGATGGAATAGAAAAAATGATGGGGAGACAAACATTATAGCAACCAATCCTGGATATTCTGCTATGGATGGGGAGAGAATCGAACCGATAGATTATGCAAACATGCCGATGGTTAAACCACGTGTTTATGAGATGCCTAGTGCGTCCGAGTCACGTGATCACCAAAAGCAGCTGTATACAAGTCTGTACGATACTCCTAATGGCGGCAACAAAAATCAGGAGTCTGCTTCCAATGAATTATATGAGAATGAATATGAAATCGCTGAACGTTGTGTACAGCCACCGAAACCAAAAGCAGCaataaaatcaattttgaaaGGACCTAAACCATCGCCTAAACCTTCACCGAAAATAATCAAGTCTGAAAATGTAGCTATTGACAATAAACCTGTTCGTAAACCATTACCAAAACCAATCAAGAAAGACACCGAGCCGACGAATATAATGCAATCACATAATCCGGTTCAAATGACAGATAGTCAAGACAAATCAGGACATATAGAAGTCTTAAATAAACCTGTATCGACACAAGATGGGTGTGACTATGAAGCTATAGGACTAGATACACAAGAAAATCCACTTTATGCAACACAAATTGGGTCTGCTCAAATAAATGAAGGTCCAAGCgatgacaataaaaatatatcacaGGAAAACGATAAAGGTCAGTCGTCTGTCACATGTAATCAATCAAGTTCATCTGACAGTCAATCGCCGGAAACAATCAAACAGTCAAATTCAGTTTTAAGTCTCGTGCAAAAATTCAACAAGACATAG
- the LOC139487524 gene encoding methionine-R-sulfoxide reductase B1-A-like yields MSFCGWFSGEKYRDHFDRGVYACAKCSNHLFSSVSKYEHSSPWPAFNKLIREDSVQRITESKTAIKILCGKCGNGLGHEFLGDGPKQGHNRYUIFSESLVFISHDKMRDTPVTES; encoded by the exons ATGTCCTTTTGCGGATGGTTTTCTGGTGAAAAGTATAGAGATCATTTTGACAGAG GAGTTTATGCATGTGCAAAGTGTAGCAACCATTTATTTAGCAGTGTATCAAAATATGAACATTCCTCACCATGGCCAGCCTTCAACAAACTGATCAGGGAGGATTCTGTACAGAGAATTACAGAATCAAAAACAGCCATAaag ATATTATGTGGTAAATGTGGTAATGGTCTTGGACATGAATTCCTTGGTGATGGACCCAAACAGGGACATAACCGTTACTGAATATTCAGTGAGTCTCTCGTCTTCATTTCACATGACA aGATGAGAGACACGCCTGTTACTGAATCCTAA
- the LOC139487526 gene encoding uncharacterized protein isoform X1, with amino-acid sequence MDTSLFLLTTLFFIEIIAILPATSEQIEIREGRTKVLQCPPGKVVIIEYASYEGDAFFCKTNDVTLRVKGRCQWNRNCTLYAFDRIYGDSCTGPDESLYIRYICYDDCYYRIDGKAFYNGTRSITASGITCQRWDSNSPHIPKQWPFGRGNKNYCRNPDEDDRPWCYTSDPETRWEYCGIDLCELTTIRTSTPKSVTTEDDEDDDTPVAVILGVLFGVLVTSIVLVAVILILKRRGVFNAEPSSADQRISYIYSAPEQNNTLLARVRKIIRWNRKNDGETNIIATNPGYSAMDGERIEPIDYANMPMVKPRVYEMPSASESRDHQKQLYTSLYDTPNGGNKNQESASNELYENEYEIAERCVQPPKPKAAIKSILKGPKPSPKPSPKIIKSENVAIDNKPVRKPLPKPIKKDTEPTNIMQSHNPVQMTDSQDKSGHIEVLNKPVSTQDGCDYEAIGLDTQENPLYATQIGSAQINEGPSDDNKNISQENDKGQSSVTCNQSSSSDSQSPETIKQSNSVLSLVQKFNKT; translated from the exons ATGGACACTAGTTTATTTTTGTTGACAACGCTTTTTTTTATAGAGATTATAGCAATTTTACCTGCTACTTCAG AGCAAATTGAGATCAGGGAAGGCAGAACCAAAGTATTACAATGTCCTCCAGGAAAAGTTGTTATTATTGAATACGCCTCTTATGAAGGAGACGCTTTCTTCTGTAAAACAAATGATGTGACCTTGCGTGTCAAAGGTCGTTGTCAATGGAATCGTAATTGCACGTTGTATGCATTCGATCGTATTTATGGAGATTCGTGTACGGGACCAGATGAGAGTTTGTATATAAGATACATATGTTACG atgATTGTTATTACCGGATCGATGGTAAAGCGTTTTACAATGGAACTAGAAGTATAACAGCAAGTGGTATAACCTGCCAGAGGTGGGACAGTAACTCTCCACACATCCCAAAACAATGGCCGTTTGGAAGAGGGAATAAAAATTACTGTAGAAACCCGGATGAAGACGACAGACCTTGGTGTTACACATCTGACCCCGAAACTAGATGGGAGTATTGTGGTATTGACTTATGTG AACTAACAACGATTCGGACTTCAACGCCCAAGTCTGTGACGACAGAAGATGACGAGGATGACGACACACCag TTGCTGTCATCCTGGGAGTATTATTTGGCGTGTTAGTGACTTCCATTGTACTAGTGGCTGTTATTTTGATACTCAAAAG acgTGGTGTATTCAATGCAGAACCAAGTTCAGCAGACCAAAGAATATCTTACATATATTCAGCGCCGGAGCAAAACAACACGTTACTTGCACGTGTCAGAAAAATCATCAGATGGAATAGAAAAAATGATGGGGAGACAAACATTATAGCAACCAATCCTGGATATTCTGCTATGGATGGGGAGAGAATCGAACCGATAGATTATGCAAACATGCCGATGGTTAAACCACGTGTTTATGAGATGCCTAGTGCGTCCGAGTCACGTGATCACCAAAAGCAGCTGTATACAAGTCTGTACGATACTCCTAATGGCGGCAACAAAAATCAGGAGTCTGCTTCCAATGAATTATATGAGAATGAATATGAAATCGCTGAACGTTGTGTACAGCCACCGAAACCAAAAGCAGCaataaaatcaattttgaaaGGACCTAAACCATCGCCTAAACCTTCACCGAAAATAATCAAGTCTGAAAATGTAGCTATTGACAATAAACCTGTTCGTAAACCATTACCAAAACCAATCAAGAAAGACACCGAGCCGACGAATATAATGCAATCACATAATCCGGTTCAAATGACAGATAGTCAAGACAAATCAGGACATATAGAAGTCTTAAATAAACCTGTATCGACACAAGATGGGTGTGACTATGAAGCTATAGGACTAGATACACAAGAAAATCCACTTTATGCAACACAAATTGGGTCTGCTCAAATAAATGAAGGTCCAAGCgatgacaataaaaatatatcacaGGAAAACGATAAAGGTCAGTCGTCTGTCACATGTAATCAATCAAGTTCATCTGACAGTCAATCGCCGGAAACAATCAAACAGTCAAATTCAGTTTTAAGTCTCGTGCAAAAATTCAACAAGACATAG
- the LOC139487525 gene encoding uncharacterized protein, translating into MHRFTFVFMFLWILKTSNGLRMIIREGSTRELWCIGDMVLDIYFAKYEGRAIYCGRNEVTASVQQQCDGLTRCQVSAKDEIYDDSCAFSNEVLTIRYGCVAPTLSTATEDTLGSTTDINRWHSSTSDSDRRPSSVTGDILLVNTTSIEPRESAQTNIGNGHTSETITIATLIGGCIFGLLLIAVITITIFRHFSGAKDIYAGDNVETLQINALSGSELDHRDHRSGLIENVAETHLNNRDNNQSNNTSTFLSMAYKNNSYTLEPTTVKNVSESAESSRVTVETRCKYIDDSEYSVIQNYSDSEDILPPSYDVVRECTSPKCLAVCANKYNRAHCNGNSYDKTNTTQIQWSSDHNDGYSTAATFLLESDQCRYNTDSSQHVYENQLIGSKDKTASNQHKTSRKFTFGADHLSAEKKDMNASTKKSNPYDNMNFTKSSRAEKTYKKATPNYQNIGDNFSPAANYINIDEKLSIENQKEDSDYSSPINRTFSSQGVEESEQNNNKQSQCYMPMNFGSSKKNTDFVESDNVYVPIMSPTTLVSLSDVFDDTYQL; encoded by the exons ATGCATcgttttacttttgttttcatgTTTCTGTGGATTTTAAAGACATCAAATG GCCTACGAATGATAATAAGAGAAGGCAGCACAAGGGAATTATGGTGCATTGGAGATATGGTGTTAGATATATATTTTGCTAAGTATGAAGGTCGAGCTATATACTGTGGTCGAAATGAAGTGACAGCTAGTGTACAACAGCAATGTGACGGACTAACAAGGTGTCAAGTCTCTGCGAAAGATGAAATTTATGACGATTCTTGTGCATTTTCTAATGAAGTACTTACAATCAGATACGGTTGTGTGG CTCCAACATTATCTACTGCAACTGAAGACACTCTCGGATCAACGACAGACATTAATAGATGGCATTCCTCTACATCAGACAGCGACAGAAGGCCATCGTCGGTCACTGGCGATATCTTAT tggtGAACACGACATCTATAGAACCACGTGAATCAGCACAGACCAATATTGGCAATGGTCATACTAGTGAGACCA TAACCATAGCGACATTAATTGGTGGATGCATATTTGGATTATTGTTGATTGCGGTCATTACAATAACGATATTTCGAca tttcagtgGAGCCAAAGACATATATGCCGGTGACAATGTAGAAACACTACAGATTAATGCTCTCAGTGGTTCTGAATTAGATCATCGTGATCATAGAAGCGGTCTAATTGAAAATGTAGCCGAAACACATCTTAACAACAGAGATAATAATCAAAGTAACAATACGTCAACCTTTCTTTCCATGGCATATAAAAACAACAGTTACACGTTGGAACCAACAACTGTTAAAAATGTTTCTGAAAGTGCAGAGAGCAGTCGTGTGACTGTAGAAACAAGATGTAAATATATCGATGATTCTGAATATAGTGTCATACAAAATTACTCAGACTCAGAAGACATTTTGCCGCCATCTTATGACGTTGTACGAGAATGTACTTCACCAAAATGTCTAGCTGTGTGTGCCAATAAATATAACCGCGCTCACTGCAATGGAAATTCATATGACAAAACAAATACAACACAAATACAATGGTCAAGTGACCACAATGACGGCTACAGTACCGCAGCAACTTTTCTTCTTGAATCGGACCAATGTAGGTATAATACTGATAGCTCTCAACATGTCTATGAAAATCAATTAATAGGTTCCAAAGACAAAACGGCTTCAAACCAGCATAAGACAAGCAGAAAATTTACATTTGGCGCCGATCATTTGTCAGCTGAAAAAAAGGATATGAATGCATCTACGAAAAAGAGTAATCCTTATGACAATAtgaattttacaaaatcttctcgaGCAGAAAAAACGTACAAAAAGGCAACAcctaattatcaaaatattggaGATAATTTCTCTCCAGCAGCAAACTATATCAATATTGACGAGAAACTGTCAATAGAAAATCAAAAAGAAGATAGTGACTATTCTTCACCAATTAACAGGACATTCAGCAGTCAGGGAGTGGAGGAATCagaacaaaacaataataaacaatcTCAGTGTTACATGCCCATGAATTTTGGAAGTTCGaagaaaaatacagattttgtaGAAAGTGACAATGTTTATGTACCAATTATGTCCCCAACGACTTTAGTATCACTGTCCGATGTTTTTGATGACACTTATCAATTATAA